In the genome of Methanopyrus kandleri AV19, one region contains:
- the ilvC gene encoding ketol-acid reductoisomerase: MAKIYGDEDASLEPLEDKTVAVIGYGSQGEAQAKNLRDSGIDVIIGVREGGPSWERAKKDGFEVLPIPEAAEAGDVVHILIPDEVQPQVYREHIHDNLEKGNALGFSHAYNIHYGLIEPPEYVDVILVAPKGPGHMVRKLYTEGFGTPALVAVHQDYTGEAMDLALAMAKAMGFTRAGVIKTTFREEVETDLFGEQVDLVGGVLYMILYAFETLVEAGYQPEVAYFETLHELKLIVDLIYEKGLSGMLDNVSNTAEYGGLTRGKRIINKEEMRKVLEEIRSGEFAREWTLENESGRIVMKRLREEIENHEIEKVGERLRKMMGFED; encoded by the coding sequence GTGGCCAAGATCTACGGCGATGAGGACGCCTCCCTCGAACCCCTCGAGGACAAAACGGTGGCGGTAATCGGGTACGGATCGCAGGGTGAGGCCCAAGCGAAGAACCTCCGGGACTCCGGTATAGACGTTATCATCGGCGTACGTGAGGGAGGACCATCCTGGGAGCGGGCCAAGAAGGACGGTTTCGAAGTGCTGCCGATCCCGGAAGCCGCCGAGGCCGGCGACGTGGTCCACATACTGATCCCCGACGAGGTACAGCCGCAGGTTTACCGCGAGCACATCCACGACAATCTGGAGAAGGGGAACGCGCTCGGCTTCAGCCACGCCTACAACATCCACTACGGCCTCATCGAGCCCCCGGAGTACGTCGACGTCATCCTGGTGGCCCCGAAAGGGCCGGGACACATGGTCCGCAAGCTGTACACCGAAGGATTCGGTACTCCGGCCCTAGTGGCCGTACACCAAGACTACACCGGCGAGGCGATGGACCTGGCCCTCGCCATGGCCAAGGCGATGGGGTTCACCCGCGCCGGCGTGATCAAGACGACGTTCCGGGAGGAAGTGGAGACCGACCTTTTCGGCGAGCAGGTAGACCTAGTCGGTGGAGTCCTGTACATGATCCTCTACGCGTTCGAGACCCTAGTCGAAGCGGGTTACCAGCCCGAGGTCGCCTACTTCGAGACGTTACACGAGCTGAAGCTCATCGTCGACCTGATCTACGAGAAAGGCCTCAGTGGAATGCTCGATAACGTCTCCAACACTGCGGAGTACGGCGGGCTCACTAGAGGCAAGCGCATCATCAACAAGGAGGAGATGCGGAAGGTGTTGGAAGAAATCCGAAGCGGTGAGTTCGCCCGTGAGTGGACACTCGAGAACGAGTCCGGTCGTATCGTCATGAAGCGTCTCCGGGAGGAGATAGAGAACCACGAAATCGAGAAGGTAGGCGAGCGGTTGAGGAAGATGATGGGGTTTGAGGACTAG
- a CDS encoding 50S ribosomal protein L14e, with protein sequence MPAPIEVGRICVKTAGREAGKYCVVVDIVDENFVIITGPKDVTGVKRRRCNIKHLEPTPEKVDIDRGASDEEVKEALEEAGLLDLMKEGIVSGS encoded by the coding sequence ATGCCGGCGCCGATCGAGGTGGGAAGGATCTGCGTGAAGACCGCGGGTAGAGAGGCGGGCAAGTACTGTGTCGTCGTGGACATCGTTGATGAGAATTTCGTGATTATCACAGGACCCAAGGACGTGACCGGTGTCAAGCGTCGTCGCTGTAACATCAAGCACCTGGAGCCGACACCGGAGAAAGTCGACATCGACCGGGGCGCGTCCGACGAGGAGGTCAAGGAGGCGCTGGAGGAAGCCGGCCTCCTGGACCTCATGAAGGAAGGCATCGTGAGTGGGTCGTGA
- a CDS encoding DUF5814 domain-containing protein has translation MITVVFTGYKGGKLRFVLAEGDPEDGAEISIEGHLELSGGGEPVRGVLGGEPTPPDRVLSELQKADRKIALPDVAEVVDRVLGEKIEVKELCRRCLASDRVTVLKHGYRFGEVEVCGRCAREILEEELRFRVPGFSQTLLEKLERLLHELRDIDRVVEMVDPAFDPAEEEEKTRWEIVEAEDEEEHRLPLTELDIPEELRRVLERMGYQELTPVQTKCVERGLLEGRNLLVVSPTGSGKTLVAELAGLTEVLREGRKMVYLVPLVALANQKHREFMEKYGRPLGIGVRLQVGAARLKEFSGPERGPSPRDADIIVGTYEGFDLLLRTGAVDPDDIGVVVIDEVHTLADERGPRLDGLVCRLKTLTGAQLLGLSATVGNPEELAEYLDAEPIVHNRRPVPLEYHLVINQDRRQKWDRIARLVESEWETEYSTGYRGQTIVFTYSRRNTHRLADLLNERTGLDVAPYHAGLPYDRRRSIERAFERGELAAVVTTAALGAGVDFPASQVIFESLAMGIEWLTPREFQQMAGRAGRPGYHDRGKVVLMVEPGRRYHRSQSETEDKVAFTLLESEPEPVEVEYDDEDEREQVLAHLVSGAAKSPGELERVCDESLGFAGDPMRRVKELREMGFVKGLEPTEKGRVAARYFTGPRTVHELSARAGSDPLRAVASVRPFERFQLSPSIKRAVERVTRMSVPSRLDDALSVIHSERKEVIERLPPKEKQKLVSLMKELDCGCDAFPHCEHVSQRASELALKVRLEGKSVYAIPRILEGRYGITAYPIDIANWLEEVVRLLECAGEIAEEPEMAAAAEALADPWSER, from the coding sequence GTGATAACCGTAGTGTTCACGGGGTACAAGGGTGGGAAGCTCAGGTTCGTGCTGGCAGAGGGTGACCCGGAGGACGGTGCCGAGATTTCGATCGAGGGTCACCTGGAGCTCTCCGGAGGCGGTGAACCCGTTCGAGGGGTTCTGGGCGGAGAACCGACGCCACCCGACCGCGTGTTAAGCGAGCTACAGAAAGCGGACAGGAAGATAGCCCTCCCCGACGTTGCGGAGGTGGTCGATCGAGTTCTGGGGGAGAAAATCGAGGTTAAGGAGCTCTGTCGGAGATGCCTCGCGTCCGATCGAGTGACCGTGTTGAAGCACGGGTACCGGTTCGGTGAAGTCGAAGTGTGCGGGCGCTGCGCCCGTGAGATTCTGGAGGAGGAGTTGAGGTTCCGAGTACCCGGCTTCTCCCAGACTCTTCTCGAGAAGCTCGAGAGACTCCTACATGAGCTCCGCGACATAGATCGCGTCGTGGAGATGGTGGATCCGGCGTTCGATCCCGCCGAAGAAGAGGAGAAGACGCGGTGGGAGATTGTAGAGGCCGAGGACGAGGAGGAACACCGTCTCCCACTGACCGAGCTCGACATCCCGGAGGAATTGCGTCGAGTTCTCGAAAGGATGGGGTATCAGGAGCTGACTCCTGTCCAAACGAAGTGCGTCGAGCGAGGACTCCTCGAGGGCCGGAATCTGCTGGTCGTCTCTCCCACGGGTTCCGGTAAAACGCTGGTAGCGGAGCTCGCCGGACTCACCGAAGTCCTCCGAGAAGGTCGTAAGATGGTTTACCTGGTACCGCTCGTGGCCCTGGCGAACCAGAAGCACCGGGAATTCATGGAAAAGTACGGACGACCGTTAGGGATAGGTGTCAGGCTACAGGTCGGCGCGGCGAGATTGAAGGAGTTCTCTGGACCCGAACGTGGTCCGTCGCCGCGTGACGCCGACATCATAGTCGGCACCTACGAGGGGTTCGACCTCCTCCTTCGAACTGGGGCCGTAGATCCCGACGATATCGGTGTCGTAGTAATCGACGAGGTACATACGCTGGCTGACGAGAGAGGTCCACGCTTGGACGGTCTCGTATGCAGGCTTAAGACGCTAACCGGTGCGCAGTTGTTGGGTCTCTCGGCCACCGTGGGGAACCCCGAAGAACTCGCCGAGTACTTGGATGCTGAACCGATAGTTCACAACCGCCGCCCCGTACCCCTAGAGTACCACCTCGTGATCAATCAAGATCGCCGACAGAAGTGGGATAGAATCGCCAGACTCGTGGAGTCGGAGTGGGAGACCGAGTACTCCACGGGGTATAGGGGTCAGACTATTGTCTTCACGTATTCGCGCAGAAACACACATCGATTGGCCGATCTCCTCAATGAGAGAACGGGACTAGATGTCGCCCCTTATCACGCGGGACTCCCCTACGACCGGCGCCGCTCCATCGAACGAGCCTTCGAACGCGGTGAACTGGCCGCGGTCGTAACCACGGCAGCCCTCGGGGCCGGCGTGGATTTCCCGGCCTCGCAGGTTATCTTCGAGAGTCTGGCTATGGGTATCGAATGGCTCACACCGCGCGAATTCCAGCAGATGGCCGGTCGTGCGGGCCGACCCGGGTATCATGACCGTGGTAAAGTCGTTCTGATGGTCGAGCCGGGCCGCCGTTACCACCGTTCTCAAAGTGAGACCGAGGACAAGGTGGCTTTCACGCTCCTCGAGTCCGAACCGGAACCCGTAGAAGTCGAGTACGATGACGAGGACGAGAGAGAGCAAGTGCTTGCACACCTCGTCAGCGGGGCGGCGAAGTCTCCGGGCGAGCTCGAACGCGTATGTGACGAATCACTAGGCTTCGCTGGGGATCCGATGCGTAGGGTGAAAGAGCTCCGGGAGATGGGTTTCGTCAAAGGACTCGAGCCTACGGAGAAAGGCCGTGTCGCGGCTCGCTACTTCACGGGTCCCAGAACCGTCCACGAGCTGTCCGCCAGGGCGGGCTCGGATCCTCTGAGGGCGGTCGCCTCGGTACGTCCGTTCGAGAGGTTCCAGCTGTCACCGTCGATCAAGCGTGCGGTAGAAAGGGTCACCCGCATGTCGGTTCCATCGAGACTGGACGACGCTCTGAGCGTGATACACTCGGAGCGGAAGGAGGTGATCGAGAGGCTTCCGCCCAAGGAGAAGCAGAAGCTGGTCTCGCTGATGAAGGAGTTAGACTGTGGGTGTGATGCCTTCCCTCACTGCGAGCACGTCAGCCAGCGCGCGTCGGAGCTCGCGCTGAAGGTGCGGCTCGAGGGGAAATCCGTGTACGCCATCCCTAGGATCTTGGAGGGCAGGTACGGGATAACGGCGTACCCTATCGACATCGCGAACTGGTTGGAGGAGGTCGTGCGGCTCTTGGAATGTGCCGGTGAGATCGCGGAGGAACCGGAGATGGCGGCGGCCGCTGAGGCGCTGGCCGATCCGTGGTCAGAACGGTAG
- a CDS encoding coenzyme F420-0:L-glutamate ligase, with protein MSGTQYRLIPVKSRYWKVGSGAVENALEALRGIELKDGDVLLLSEKAVAVAEGELIDERGYEPGVLARLLVILWMRVVWGRILGPLLGPLMDPPMRRETIENLRNYPLKDGSRHKQMILEEFGLLHALEPVSEAGCDVGNVPGYYAAPVPESADRVARELREELRRRRGVDVSVIVGDTDKTYEILGILFTTVARAHPDIVTGTGVIGFLVGRLLAKTVGPTPIAIAGDVSVREAIKLLDMAEDVRTKGAGRTVYDALEEVGDPESLDEEFLNGFEHVPIVIARPVTP; from the coding sequence ATGTCCGGTACTCAGTACAGGTTGATCCCAGTTAAAAGCCGTTACTGGAAGGTAGGATCGGGCGCCGTCGAGAACGCGTTGGAAGCGTTACGCGGGATCGAACTCAAGGACGGGGACGTCCTGCTGTTGTCGGAGAAGGCGGTAGCCGTCGCCGAGGGCGAGCTCATCGACGAGCGCGGGTACGAACCGGGTGTACTGGCGCGACTCTTGGTGATACTGTGGATGAGGGTAGTCTGGGGTAGGATCTTGGGGCCCCTACTAGGCCCTCTCATGGATCCCCCGATGCGCAGGGAAACGATCGAGAACCTGCGTAACTATCCGTTGAAGGATGGATCCCGGCACAAGCAAATGATCCTCGAGGAGTTCGGCCTATTGCATGCTTTGGAACCTGTGTCCGAAGCGGGTTGTGACGTCGGGAACGTGCCGGGGTATTACGCGGCTCCGGTCCCCGAGTCCGCGGATCGAGTGGCGAGGGAACTCCGCGAGGAACTCCGCCGTCGGCGAGGCGTCGACGTGTCGGTTATCGTCGGTGATACGGACAAAACGTATGAGATTCTAGGGATACTGTTCACTACGGTGGCGAGGGCTCACCCAGACATCGTCACGGGTACGGGGGTAATCGGATTCCTGGTGGGCAGGTTACTAGCTAAGACGGTTGGCCCGACCCCCATCGCTATAGCAGGGGATGTTTCGGTGCGGGAAGCCATCAAGTTACTAGATATGGCCGAAGACGTGCGGACGAAAGGGGCAGGTAGGACGGTCTATGACGCCTTGGAAGAAGTGGGCGATCCAGAATCGCTGGATGAAGAGTTCCTGAACGGCTTTGAGCACGTCCCGATAGTAATAGCTCGACCCGTTACCCCGTGA
- a CDS encoding TATA-box-binding protein, translated as MAEKREEGVPEPEVEIQNIVASVDLKGEVNLDECSVILQGEYEPEQFPGLVYRLEDIGTVVLIFRSGKMVCTGAKNREQIYKSVERVREDLEKKCGVKFHGEPEVEIQNIVASIDFHVPLDLDTIAEVLVGDEDVEGIEYEPEQFPGLVLRLREPKVAMLLFYSGKAVCTGAKTEEEPEKAVKKIAEKIEKYGLKLTG; from the coding sequence GTGGCGGAAAAACGTGAGGAGGGTGTACCAGAACCCGAAGTGGAGATCCAGAACATCGTAGCATCCGTCGACCTCAAAGGAGAGGTGAACTTGGACGAGTGCTCCGTAATACTCCAAGGGGAGTACGAACCGGAACAGTTTCCGGGACTCGTATACAGGCTCGAAGACATCGGTACTGTGGTATTGATCTTCAGATCCGGGAAAATGGTGTGTACCGGTGCCAAGAATCGGGAGCAGATTTACAAGAGCGTCGAGAGGGTCAGGGAAGACCTGGAGAAGAAGTGCGGAGTGAAGTTCCACGGAGAACCCGAAGTGGAGATCCAGAACATCGTAGCGTCGATCGACTTCCACGTACCACTGGACCTGGACACGATCGCGGAGGTCTTGGTGGGAGACGAAGACGTCGAAGGGATCGAGTACGAACCGGAGCAGTTTCCAGGGCTGGTACTGAGACTGAGGGAACCCAAGGTGGCGATGCTATTGTTCTACTCCGGTAAGGCCGTATGTACGGGGGCTAAGACCGAAGAGGAGCCCGAGAAAGCCGTGAAGAAGATCGCGGAGAAGATCGAGAAATACGGGCTGAAGCTCACGGGGTAA
- a CDS encoding anhydro-N-acetylmuramic acid kinase — protein MLGIQLGNTGTDYCVMNEDGDWEIVAREEGVFGKISCVFTLEESRRALREEIAPRVIERVRRVNPDLAVVGTIVDELGLILGPMIHEKTGVPTLAVYGDPWGAPDGDAVGAPYCVAEEYPNCVHVDVGAMAVVTPIRDGRPDFGDAVVSVGTFPLDLAARELLGKEYDEGGKKAAEGEVDENFRRELRSVDVDGKPVFGRVRGSLAPVPPEQERVLRDHIRDAGAPAEDVLRTLVELVAETIVINAAQYDMDLLVLSGGGVKNELLKRRVSELWEGDVSIFAGEELEARGLCLLGLRYLEGEPVPALPCEGGTGRGGKT, from the coding sequence GTGTTGGGGATCCAGCTGGGAAACACGGGGACGGATTACTGCGTTATGAATGAAGATGGGGATTGGGAGATCGTAGCGCGGGAGGAGGGAGTTTTCGGCAAGATCTCGTGCGTGTTCACGCTGGAGGAGAGCCGACGTGCGCTGCGGGAGGAGATAGCCCCCAGGGTCATAGAGCGTGTGCGACGCGTTAACCCTGACCTCGCGGTTGTGGGGACTATCGTCGACGAACTCGGATTAATTCTCGGACCTATGATCCACGAGAAGACGGGCGTACCGACGCTGGCCGTGTACGGGGACCCCTGGGGAGCACCCGACGGGGACGCGGTGGGTGCACCGTACTGCGTCGCGGAGGAGTACCCGAACTGCGTACATGTGGACGTGGGAGCGATGGCGGTAGTGACCCCGATCAGGGACGGAAGGCCCGACTTCGGGGATGCTGTGGTCAGTGTCGGCACGTTCCCGCTCGACTTGGCCGCACGTGAGCTGTTGGGGAAGGAATACGATGAAGGTGGTAAGAAAGCTGCCGAGGGAGAAGTCGACGAGAACTTTCGGAGGGAGTTGAGAAGTGTTGACGTCGACGGGAAGCCCGTCTTCGGGCGTGTGCGAGGTAGCTTGGCCCCTGTTCCGCCGGAACAGGAGCGAGTTCTGAGAGACCACATTCGAGATGCCGGGGCACCAGCCGAAGACGTGCTCCGTACTTTGGTAGAACTCGTGGCAGAGACCATCGTCATCAATGCGGCCCAGTACGACATGGACTTGCTGGTTCTCTCCGGGGGTGGTGTTAAAAACGAACTTTTAAAACGGAGGGTGTCGGAGCTTTGGGAGGGAGACGTCTCGATCTTCGCCGGTGAAGAGTTGGAGGCTAGGGGCCTATGCCTCCTAGGCCTCCGGTACTTGGAGGGGGAACCCGTCCCGGCACTGCCGTGTGAGGGGGGAACCGGACGTGGCGGAAAAACGTGA
- a CDS encoding 50S ribosomal protein L22, translating into MPKTKHWHYSIPPEELDDERTAKAFIRELRISPKHAREICRAIRGMPLDRAKEFLRRVIRKEEAVPFRKHKKKVPHRRQIRPGWDAGRFPEKAAREILRVLEHAEANAEYKGLDTDRLYIKHIAAHKGRVIRGWIPRAFGRATPFNTPTTHIEVILEER; encoded by the coding sequence ATGCCCAAGACCAAGCACTGGCACTACTCAATCCCGCCGGAGGAGCTGGACGATGAACGGACTGCCAAAGCCTTCATACGAGAGCTGAGGATCTCCCCGAAGCATGCACGGGAGATATGCCGCGCAATCCGCGGGATGCCCCTAGACAGGGCCAAAGAGTTCCTACGTCGCGTGATCAGGAAGGAGGAGGCCGTACCGTTCAGGAAGCACAAGAAGAAGGTGCCGCACCGTCGGCAGATACGGCCCGGATGGGACGCCGGTCGGTTCCCGGAGAAAGCCGCACGGGAGATCCTCCGCGTCCTGGAGCACGCGGAAGCTAACGCCGAGTACAAGGGATTGGACACAGACCGCCTGTACATAAAGCACATAGCGGCGCACAAGGGCAGGGTGATTCGAGGTTGGATACCACGTGCCTTCGGTCGCGCAACCCCGTTTAATACTCCGACGACTCACATCGAGGTGATTCTGGAGGAACGATGA
- a CDS encoding 30S ribosomal protein S3 translates to MVMYGENVPVHKKFVQYGMLKTELDEYLEEELGRAGYGGMRLQRVPNATKIIAYVERPAIAIGRRGRNIRRVEEEVQERFPLLGRVSIEVKELPSPELNPRVVARRLASALERGIHFRRAAYGALRRIMNAGAKGAMIILSGKLIGARARTEKFMEGAVKYCGEPGDEYMIEGYVQAVTKPGAIGVTVRIMPPDVELPDELEIRPPEEVEDELKELIGKSEDEAEGA, encoded by the coding sequence ATGGTTATGTACGGTGAGAACGTGCCCGTGCACAAGAAGTTCGTGCAGTACGGGATGCTTAAGACTGAGCTGGATGAGTACCTCGAAGAGGAGCTAGGCCGTGCCGGCTACGGTGGAATGAGGCTACAGCGCGTGCCCAACGCCACCAAGATTATCGCCTACGTTGAGAGACCCGCTATCGCGATCGGTCGCCGTGGTCGCAACATTCGGCGGGTGGAAGAGGAGGTCCAGGAGAGGTTTCCTCTCCTAGGTCGAGTGTCGATCGAGGTGAAGGAGCTACCGAGTCCGGAGTTGAACCCACGCGTGGTGGCCAGGCGCCTAGCCTCGGCACTCGAGCGCGGTATCCACTTCCGCCGTGCCGCATACGGCGCGCTACGTCGCATCATGAACGCCGGAGCTAAGGGCGCGATGATAATCCTATCCGGTAAGCTCATCGGTGCTCGTGCCAGGACGGAGAAGTTCATGGAGGGAGCCGTGAAGTATTGCGGCGAGCCAGGTGACGAGTACATGATCGAAGGCTACGTACAGGCAGTGACTAAGCCCGGTGCCATCGGTGTGACGGTCCGCATCATGCCGCCCGATGTCGAACTGCCGGACGAGCTGGAGATCAGGCCACCGGAGGAGGTCGAGGACGAGCTGAAGGAACTCATCGGTAAGTCAGAGGACGAGGCCGAGGGGGCGTAA
- the rpmC gene encoding 50S ribosomal protein L29 encodes MLGKFKLRPDEIREMTPEERREKLKELKAELLREMTSKSISGVPDNPGRVKEIKKNIARILTTEREEELRKIRETEKG; translated from the coding sequence GTGTTGGGTAAGTTCAAGCTAAGACCGGACGAGATCAGGGAAATGACGCCCGAGGAGCGACGGGAGAAACTCAAAGAGCTCAAGGCGGAGCTACTTCGAGAGATGACTTCGAAATCGATCTCAGGGGTCCCGGACAATCCTGGCAGGGTAAAAGAAATAAAGAAGAACATCGCAAGGATATTGACGACAGAAAGAGAAGAAGAGCTGCGTAAGATCCGTGAGACGGAAAAGGGTTAG
- a CDS encoding translation initiation factor, producing the protein MQEDDICPVCGLPKELCVCEEVSKETVEKIKIYTEQVRPGKVVTIIEGLDDAGIDLQELASKLKRECACGGTAKEGKIILQGDHRNKVREFLIKKEGFSEDAIEVT; encoded by the coding sequence ATGCAGGAAGACGACATCTGCCCGGTTTGCGGTCTTCCCAAGGAACTTTGCGTATGTGAGGAAGTTTCCAAGGAGACAGTTGAGAAGATCAAAATATACACTGAGCAGGTCCGACCAGGTAAGGTAGTGACCATCATAGAGGGCTTAGACGACGCCGGTATCGACTTGCAAGAACTAGCCAGCAAGCTCAAGCGTGAGTGTGCCTGCGGGGGTACGGCCAAGGAGGGTAAGATAATCCTACAAGGAGACCACCGTAACAAGGTCCGAGAGTTCTTGATTAAGAAGGAAGGCTTCTCAGAAGACGCCATCGAGGTCACGTGA
- a CDS encoding methyltransferase, whose amino-acid sequence MELRYRTPSGMSCLYLPRCAFPRSGRDAWRKKKQVETILTLLCSRLKPGDTVVDCGCGRGTLTTALAVSSPSCDVLGFDIKEFETWTELERYVESVGLDNLEFEVNDLHETAKYGLPDDPDVIVGLHLCGTLTDRLLKLAVNSDAHFVLVVPCCYGRASPRVIVEELGVDEGIERVREVLKRAESSVEYQLEVCRMRGKFLEEHGYQVHVGVAFPEEISGRRVFLMGIT is encoded by the coding sequence TTGGAGTTAAGGTATCGAACCCCCTCCGGTATGAGCTGTCTGTATTTACCGAGGTGTGCGTTTCCGAGGTCCGGTCGGGACGCATGGAGGAAGAAGAAGCAAGTTGAGACTATACTAACGCTACTATGCTCAAGGCTAAAACCAGGGGACACGGTAGTAGACTGCGGGTGCGGCCGCGGGACACTGACGACGGCGCTGGCGGTTTCTTCGCCGTCCTGTGACGTGCTCGGGTTCGACATCAAGGAGTTCGAGACTTGGACGGAGCTCGAGCGCTACGTTGAATCAGTGGGACTCGACAACTTGGAATTCGAAGTCAACGACCTTCACGAGACGGCGAAGTATGGTCTCCCGGACGACCCCGATGTCATCGTGGGATTACACCTGTGCGGTACGCTCACGGATAGGCTCCTCAAGCTGGCCGTGAACTCGGACGCACATTTCGTACTCGTTGTACCTTGCTGCTACGGTAGGGCCAGCCCCCGCGTGATCGTGGAGGAACTCGGCGTAGATGAGGGTATAGAAAGAGTCCGTGAGGTGCTCAAGAGGGCGGAAAGTTCTGTCGAATACCAGCTTGAAGTGTGTAGAATGAGGGGGAAGTTTCTGGAAGAACACGGGTACCAAGTCCATGTAGGAGTGGCGTTCCCCGAGGAGATATCGGGCAGAAGGGTGTTTTTGATGGGGATCACGTGA
- a CDS encoding slipin family protein, translating into MIIPLVVGGVLALLVLAASVRIVNQYERGVLLRLGRYIGTREPGLNFIVPFIDKMIKVDLRVVTQNIPAQEVITKDNVPIKVDAVIYYRVVDPVSAVLNVEDYEEAVFNLAQTTLRSVLGEVDLDDILAKREELSERIREIIDEKTEGWGIHVTGVEIRDVILPEEMRRAIARQAEAERDRRARVIQAEAEKQAAQDLRKASEVLGVNPGLLRTLQTLSEVSAEENVTIVIPVPIELLKLLKEPE; encoded by the coding sequence TTGATCATACCGCTAGTGGTCGGAGGAGTACTGGCCCTCCTCGTGCTGGCGGCCTCGGTTCGGATAGTGAATCAATACGAGCGAGGCGTACTCCTACGACTTGGACGGTACATTGGAACTAGGGAACCCGGTCTCAACTTCATCGTCCCGTTCATCGACAAGATGATCAAGGTGGATCTTCGGGTCGTTACTCAGAACATACCGGCTCAGGAAGTCATCACCAAGGATAACGTACCGATTAAAGTCGACGCCGTCATATACTACCGGGTAGTGGATCCCGTCTCCGCCGTGCTAAACGTCGAGGATTATGAAGAGGCCGTGTTCAACCTGGCGCAAACCACACTGAGATCGGTGCTCGGTGAGGTCGACTTGGACGATATTCTAGCGAAGCGGGAGGAGCTGAGCGAGCGTATTCGGGAGATCATAGACGAGAAGACGGAGGGATGGGGAATCCACGTCACCGGTGTCGAAATCCGCGACGTAATATTGCCCGAAGAGATGAGACGGGCGATAGCCCGACAGGCGGAAGCTGAACGGGATCGTCGAGCTAGGGTGATCCAAGCGGAAGCGGAGAAACAGGCCGCACAGGATCTACGGAAGGCATCGGAGGTCTTAGGAGTGAACCCAGGCTTACTGAGGACCCTTCAGACGCTCTCCGAGGTCTCAGCGGAAGAGAACGTCACCATAGTGATCCCAGTACCGATTGAACTGTTAAAGCTCTTGAAGGAGCCGGAGTAA
- a CDS encoding NfeD family protein, whose translation MSQELCLLLAGVGLIVLDCVLNTGIVAMIGVVCAWVGAYLMGTKYLIATLPPGAFVLLMQVAAVLRRTEESSDVLLKSVGELKGEEGIVIREDPLLVKVRGEPWRAVSKTRLRRGERVVVLDVKGNKLVVKRRKTGERR comes from the coding sequence TTGTCTCAAGAGCTCTGTCTCCTCCTTGCGGGCGTGGGGCTGATAGTTTTAGATTGCGTACTTAACACTGGTATAGTGGCCATGATAGGGGTAGTATGCGCGTGGGTCGGAGCGTACCTGATGGGAACGAAATATCTGATTGCCACACTTCCGCCCGGCGCGTTCGTCCTCCTCATGCAGGTGGCGGCGGTTCTGAGACGAACGGAAGAAAGCAGCGACGTTCTTCTGAAGAGCGTCGGGGAGCTTAAAGGGGAGGAAGGCATCGTAATCCGGGAAGACCCGCTATTGGTGAAAGTACGTGGAGAACCGTGGAGAGCCGTCTCTAAGACCCGGTTACGGCGAGGGGAGCGGGTGGTCGTACTGGATGTAAAAGGTAATAAACTCGTAGTTAAGCGGAGGAAAACCGGGGAGCGGCGTTGA